A window from Bacteroidota bacterium encodes these proteins:
- a CDS encoding DUF922 domain-containing protein — MWKYLKYLPVIVVLLAFTYSNNQTIRNLIKWNEKTPLEWEDFKGIPPKGAVEAAITSYSILLDSAKVKNDSVVALVLCIMNRNNSWVKGEKNEYVLNHEQGHFNIAEIYARKLRQMILKYKFDKKNISKELNTLRNKMMDECDSYQDQYDMETNHSKNKDKQREWDRKIAMELKQMEAYKTERLKFTLR, encoded by the coding sequence ATGTGGAAATACTTGAAATATTTACCTGTAATAGTTGTTCTGTTAGCCTTTACTTATAGTAATAACCAAACAATAAGGAATCTAATTAAATGGAACGAAAAAACACCGCTTGAATGGGAAGATTTTAAGGGTATTCCTCCTAAAGGGGCAGTTGAAGCAGCTATAACATCATACTCAATATTACTTGACTCTGCAAAAGTTAAAAATGATTCTGTTGTAGCATTAGTATTGTGTATAATGAATAGAAATAACTCATGGGTAAAAGGAGAAAAGAATGAATATGTTTTAAATCATGAACAAGGACATTTTAATATAGCTGAAATATATGCACGAAAATTAAGACAGATGATATTAAAATATAAGTTTGATAAAAAAAATATTTCTAAAGAATTGAATACATTGCGCAACAAGATGATGGATGAATGTGATAGCTACCAAGATCAATACGATATGGAAACTAACCACAGTAAAAATAAGGATAAGCAACGGGAGTGGGATAGAAAGATAGCGATGGAATTAAAACAGATGGAAGCCTATAAAACAGAGCGCTTAAAATTTACGTTGCGATAA